CGCGCAGCCTGCGCGAGCAACTGGACAAATTCTCGGAATCCCGCAACCTCGGCCACAGGACTGCCTACACCCAGCACGGGGAGCTCGTCCTGGCAGACGCGGAACAATCCGTCACGGCTGTTTTCCAGGTGGCTGCGGACCTCGACCCCAACGCCCTGCGGGAGGCCGTGGGCCGCCTGATCCTGTCGCGCCTTCCGTTGCACGCCGCGAGATTTCTGGCTCTTCCCGGCGCGCTGGGCGCGTATTTCTCACAGGCGCTTTTCAGGCACGGCATCCACGTGCTCACATACAAACACACCCAGGACATGTCCGTGGTCTTCGACGCCGAGGCCGTCTTCGACATCGTTCGCGGGGTGGACTGACGGAGTATATATGATCGCTCGCATCACGGTCCTGCTGGCGCTGCTGCTTCTGGCGGCGACCGGCGCGCAGGCGGCGGACATCGCCGCGCTCACGGCCAAGATCCAGAAGCAGTACCAGTCCATGAACTCCTTCTCGGCGGACTTCAGCCAGCGGCTGCAGAACGCCACCAGCAAGGAGACGGAAGTCCGCACCGGCAAGCTGGTGTTCGCCCAGCCCGCACTCATCCGCTGGGAGACCGTGGTCCCCGAGAAGGAGCTTCTGGTGGTCGGCAAGGACGCCGTCTGGAACGCCTTCCCCGAGGAGAAGAGCGCCTACCGCTATTCCGTGGAGGAGGTGCTCGGATCCAAGACCATGCTGCGCTTCCTGTCCGGCAAGGCGCGCCTCAGCGAGGATTTCCACATCCAGCAGGAGCCCGATGCCACGGCGGGGCAGGTCAAGCTGCGCCTGGTGCCCCGCGAGGCGGAGCCCGGGCTGGTGCTGGCCTACGCCTGGGTGGACGAGCGCACCAACATGCTCACGCGCATCTCCATCGAGGATTTCTACGGCAACATCAACGACCTGACGCTCTCAAACGTCACGCTCAACGCCAAGACCTCGCCCGAGCAGTTCCAGTACACCCCCCCGGCGGGGTATTCCATCTTCGACAACGAGGCCCTGCAGGGCAAGAAGCCCCAATAGCGACCAACAGGCGCGGACATATACGCATTCAAGGAAAGGACAGACGATGAAGTGCACATTGAAGGTCAATTCGAGCAGTCTGGGCATCGCGCTGGACATGCAGCCCACCGACGCGGGCTACTCCGTGGAGATCATCACCACCATCGACGGCAAGCCCGTGTTCAACCCGGCCCTGCAGGTGACCGACGACTACTCCGGGGCCAGGATGAACCTCTACGCCGACGCGGTGAAGTACACCATCGACGGCCTCCAGGCCATCGTGGGCGGCTACGGCGCGGCCCGCATCGACCTGCTTGACCC
This genomic stretch from Fundidesulfovibrio soli harbors:
- a CDS encoding LolA family protein: MIARITVLLALLLLAATGAQAADIAALTAKIQKQYQSMNSFSADFSQRLQNATSKETEVRTGKLVFAQPALIRWETVVPEKELLVVGKDAVWNAFPEEKSAYRYSVEEVLGSKTMLRFLSGKARLSEDFHIQQEPDATAGQVKLRLVPREAEPGLVLAYAWVDERTNMLTRISIEDFYGNINDLTLSNVTLNAKTSPEQFQYTPPAGYSIFDNEALQGKKPQ